AGCATAGACGCCCTTGGGAGGGTAGGGCATGTGGAGGTGCCACAGGACAAACCCGAGGCCACCCAAGCTGTTGTTCCTATTCTCCCGGGGCCTGAGAAGACCGCTCAGCCGCAAGCTCCCGACGATCCATGCCTGCCCGGCCTGTACAAGGATTGGCGAGAGTTAAGCCAGGATTCTCTTTCCGGTGATCGAGGAAATGGATTTGCCCGTGTGAGGATAGTGATCAACCGGTCAGATTTCAACCTGGTCCTGGAGGGCATACGGAGAGACGGGGCGGTTGAGGAGATTTATCGTACGCCTGTGGCCTTGGGCGACATCGAGTCCCCCACGCCTGAAGGCGAATTCATTATTAATCATGCATACTGCTATCCCGACGTGGCTTTTTTCCCGGCCGATGCAGATCCGATTCCGGGGCTTTATAAAGGCTTCTTTGCTCCCATCCTTGCCTGCGATGAAGACGGACGGTGCGAAAGATTTCAAGAGCTTGGCATGCACGGCTTTGAGGCTACGGCCTTGCCCAACCACAGAGGCATGCGAGTTGACACCTACGGCGCTGTCTCTGCGGGATGCATCCGGCTGCCCGATCCATGCAAGTTTAAGTCCGTGTTGGCCGCAGCGGTCGGATTAGGCCCCCTGAAGAAAAACGACAGAGGCTCCTACCATTGGCTCAACAAACCGGTGCAGGTCTCGATAGTCGGCAACTACCCTGGAACCGAGGACGAAACGACAGTCGCGTCCGTTGTGGAACAAGGGTTGCTTCGGCTACATGACGGATTGAAAAGCCTGTTTGGCGCGTTTCAATGAACCACACCGGCCCACCTCATTCCTCTGGAAACCCGTTCGAGAGCCCAACCTAGCGCCAAATAGAAGGTGAAAAGAAGGGATCCGAAAGGCCCCGCGGAATTAAGAGGCCTGGATTCCGATGTTCGCCGGAATAACGAAATCTCCCCCACAATATGACACTAATCTACGCAATTGCCACAACGCTCGGTGCTGAGTGAACATGATCTGTGGCGAGAATTGTCTCTCCCGCACCCGGACGCGGAGGCAGCGGCCTTGTTGAAAGACCGCTGCCTCAAGGACATTACGTTGGGTCTGAAAAAAGACCCGATGATTCAAACGACCTCGAAGCCCTGGATGGGGGGGTTATGGGGGAGGGAGGGTGTCCATCCAGGGTAGAGGTCATAACGTGGGAGCATCGGGCTTTCGCCAATGACGCCCTCACAGGTAGGGAATATAGGAGAACCGAACCGGAAAGTCAAGAAAATACTTTAAGAAATTAAAATATCATATTGTTATTTCTTGTAATAATTAACGT
The genomic region above belongs to Desulfomonile tiedjei and contains:
- a CDS encoding L,D-transpeptidase; its protein translation is MIAHSLISVLLAALFLTGWVCGQACAETDILWWPPPQEVMSIDALGRVGHVEVPQDKPEATQAVVPILPGPEKTAQPQAPDDPCLPGLYKDWRELSQDSLSGDRGNGFARVRIVINRSDFNLVLEGIRRDGAVEEIYRTPVALGDIESPTPEGEFIINHAYCYPDVAFFPADADPIPGLYKGFFAPILACDEDGRCERFQELGMHGFEATALPNHRGMRVDTYGAVSAGCIRLPDPCKFKSVLAAAVGLGPLKKNDRGSYHWLNKPVQVSIVGNYPGTEDETTVASVVEQGLLRLHDGLKSLFGAFQ